Proteins encoded together in one Quercus lobata isolate SW786 chromosome 3, ValleyOak3.0 Primary Assembly, whole genome shotgun sequence window:
- the LOC115981973 gene encoding uncharacterized protein LOC115981973 codes for MGDNLFEGLPPPSQQKPQEEEEEKQQHQLHNTITTSSSSFSSPVPPPIPVLKSALKRPKPKPTEPFPEPEAAAPEKRLRFKTTTDASEKQIIEAMQKIASHIKNPTKFGKASKLAIQLIQAGSVKPGTSDHFFAILEAAMSSSTSCTDPSVQADYHALFSAAQDVTVCLSKKQKNQLTTWMIMVVDANDLYTDDSFVV; via the exons ATGGGTGACAACCTCTTCGAAGGCTTGCCTCCTCCTTCCCAACAAAAAccacaagaagaagaagaagaaaaacaacaacatcAACTGCACAACACTATtactacttcttcttcttctttttcttcgcCAGTTCCGCCTCCGATTCCAGTCCTCAAGAGCGCACTCAAGcgccccaaacccaaacccactgAGCCATTCCCAGAACCAGAAG CTGCTGCACCTGAAAAACGCTTGAGGTTCAAAACCACAACTGATGCCTCAGAGAAGCAAATTATAGAGGCCATGCAAAAAATAGCTTCGCATATCAAGAACCCCACAAAGTTTGGTAAGGCTTCAAAGTTGGCCATCCAGCTGATTCAAGCGGGAAGTGTGAAGCCAGGAACTAGTGATCACTTCTTTGCCATACTAGAAGCTGCAATGTCTTCATCCACTTCTTGTACAGATCCTTCAGTGCAAGCAGATTATCATGCATTGTTCTCAGCCGCACAAGATGTCACAGTA TGTCTCAGTAAGAAGCAAAAGAATCAACTAACTACATGGATGATCATGGTGGTGGATGCAAATGATTTATACACTGATGACAGCTTTGTGGTATGA